A genome region from Brassica oleracea var. oleracea cultivar TO1000 chromosome C2, BOL, whole genome shotgun sequence includes the following:
- the LOC106324928 gene encoding uncharacterized protein LOC106324928, giving the protein MEAITSFKDLPFFFSVFVFVYLLGYLYVFRRWSPASRPLASSCLISLLHGVSAVFLAARALLSDPNRGFSSPNTQSQNSVLDFSSAYFLADLLHLAVFPSPAGGDGLFAAHHAAVLFVFLTCRYLVAHGACALLALLIVAEATSACQNSWTLADARGPDAPLAVSLHRFVTVPFYASYSVCRCVLAPMLIVKMTWFYVSGGADDVIPRWVWVSWTVVIVVAVSVSVLWIRNLWVLFFKEKRNSKIAKKIQ; this is encoded by the coding sequence ATGGAGGCAATCACGAGTTTCAAGGATCTACCATTCTTCTTCTCAGTCTTCGTCTTCGTCTACCTCCTCGGTTACTTATACGTCTTCCGCAGATGGAGCCCAGCGTCTCGCCCCTTAGCCTCCAGCTGCTTAATCTCCCTCCTCCACGGCGTCTCCGCCGTCTTCCTCGCCGCGCGCGCTCTCCTCTCCGATCCTAACCGCGGCTTCTCCTCCCCCAACACCCAGTCCCAAAACTCCGTCCTCGACTTCAGCTCCGCTTATTTCCTCGCCGATCTCCTCCACCTCGCCGTCTTCCCCTCTCCCGCCGGCGGAGACGGGCTCTTCGCCGCGCACCACGCCGCCGTGCTATTCGTCTTCCTCACGTGCCGGTACCTCGTCGCCCACGGCGCGTGCGCTCTCCTCGCGCTCCTCATCGTCGCCGAGGCGACGAGCGCGTGTCAGAACTCGTGGACACTCGCGGACGCGCGCGGTCCCGACGCTCCTCTCGCGGTGAGTCTGCACCGTTTCGTCACGGTGCCGTTTTACGCTTCGTACAGCGTTTGCAGGTGCGTTCTGGCGCCGATGCTTATCGTTAAGATGACGTGGTTTTACGTCAGTGGAGGGGCTGATGACGTCATACCCAGATGGGTTTGGGTGTCGTGGACCGTCGTTATTGTCGTTGCCGTTTCCGTTAGTGTTCTTTGGATTCGGAATTTGTGGGTACTATTCTTCAAAGAAAAAAGAAATTCTAAAATTGCTAAAAAGATTCAATAA